GGACTGCAAGCAGTGCCTCGGGCCAACTTGCGCACCGTCGTCGACGAGTCCTACGCCGCCGTCGGAGGACTCGGGCCCGAGCTGACCAAGATCGTCCAAGGTGGCACCGACCTGTCCATCGAGGCCCGCGAGAATCTGGATCCTCTTCTCGCGCTGCTCGACAACGCCAAACCCGTGCTGGACTCGCAGACCCAAAGCTCGGGAGCAATCCAGGACTGGGCCGCGCACCTGGCCACCGTGACGCGCGAGCTGCAGACCCATGACAGCGATGTAGCCGTCGTAATCGACCGGACCGCACCGGCATTGGCCGAGGCGCGCCAGCTAGTCGACCGGCTCCAGCCCACCATCCCGATCCTGATGGCCAACCTGCTCAGCGTCGGCAAAGTTGGACTGGCCTACCACAACGATCTCGAGCAGATCCTGGTGCTGCTGCCGCAACTGGTGTCCATCGAGCAGGGCTCGCTGGCCGCGAATGTCAACACCAAACAGGCGTACCAGGGTGCTTACCTGAGTTTCAACCTCAACCTCAATTTGCCGCCTCCGTGCACCACCGGATACCTGCCGGCGCAGCAGCGCCGGAGCGCGGCCCTCACCGACTACCCGGATCGCGTCCCCGGAGATCTGTATTGCCGTGTGCCGCAGGACTCCCCGTTGGGCGTGCGCGGTGCCCGCAACACCCCGTGCGAGACGGTGCCGGGCAAGCGCGCGGCGACGGTCAGAGAATGCGAAAGTGACCGGCAATACGTGCCGCTCAACGACGGATTCAACTGGAAGGGCGATCCGAACGCCACCTACAGCGGGCAGGGCGTGCCCGAGCTGCGGCCGGGCCAGCCGACACCGCCGCCCATCGCCGTCGCCTACTACGACCCCGCAACCGGCGCCTATGTCGGTCCCGACGGAAATCTGTATCAACAATCCGACCTCGCCCAAACCGCGCCGAAGGACAAGACATGGCAAACGATGCTGCTTCCGCCGGGATCATGACGCTGACCGCGGACGCCGAGGACAGTGCACTCGACGACTACGTCGCCGAGGAAGACACGAATGACGTTGAGCCACCGGCGTTCAGCGGTAGACCGTTTCGACGACGACGGCACCCGGTGGCTTTCGGAGTGGTCGCCGTTGTGGCCTTGTCCTTGCTGGTCGGCTGGCTGGGATGGCAGAACTGGCAGGCTCGGCACGCGCAGCAGGCACGCGCCCGGTATCTACAGACCGCCCGGCAGGCGGCACTGAATCTCACCACCATCGACTGGCAACACGTCGACGCCGACGTGCGCCGCATCATGGACAACTCGACCGGGGAGTTCCAGGACGAGTTCGCACAACGGTCGGCGCCGTTCATCGAAGTGGTGAAGCAGGCCAAGTCGTCGTCGGTGGGCACGGTGACCGAAGCCGCGATGGAGTCCCAGACGGCGGAGGCGGCCAAAGTGATCGTCGCCGCGTCGGTCAAGACGTCCGATGCCAACGGGACTGAACCGGTTCCCCGTGCGTGGCGGATGCGCATCTCGATCCAGCGGATCGGCGACCAGTTCAAAATCTCGAGGGTGGAGTTTGTGCCATGACACTGGTGAAATCTGTTGAGCCCGAGGCCGACGACGAAACCGTCGATGTCGAAACGGCCCAGCCTGAAGATCGGGCGCGGCGGCGAAGGCGGCGCCGGCCTGGGTGGAAGACGACGGTGACCTACGCGGTACTACCCGCGCTGACGATGCTGCTGGCTGTCGGCGCGGGATACCTGAAATGGCAGACCGGCGTTACGGTGCAAGACCAAGCCGCCCAATCCGAAGCGGTCCGTGCGGCCACCGACGGGACGGTCGCGATCCTGTCGTATCGCCCAGAGACGGTGCAAAAAGGACCTCGACGCCGCCCGCAGCCGGTTGACGGGCCAGTTCCTCGATGCGTACACCTCGCTGACCCGTGCGGTGGTCATCCCCGGCGCTCAGCAGAAGCAGATCGCTGCCACGGCGACTGTTCCCGCCGCCGCTCCGGTGTCGGCCACGGCAACGCACGCCGTCGTGCTGGTATTCGTCAACCAGACCGTCACCGTGGGTGACAACACGCCCGCCACCTCGGCCTCCCGTGTCCGGGTAATCCTCGACAAGGACGACAACCATTGGCTCATATCGCATTTCGACCCGCTGTGACGCTGACAGCCCCTCGAAGGATACGAAGGATCAGGATGTCGAGCCGGACACTGGCGACCGTGGCAACCGTCTGCATCCTCGCCTCTGTAGCGCCATGCGCGCGCGCCGACGACGACAACAACACATTGGTACCGAACAACAAGCGCCTCAACGACGGTGTCGTCGCCAACGTCTTCACCGTGCAGCACCAAGCCGGCTGCACCAACGACGTAAAGATCGATAAACGGCTGCAACTTGCTGCGCAGTGGCACACTGACGACGTACTGCACAACCGCGATCTGGACGGCGACATCGGTTCGGACGGGTCCACCGCGCAGTCGCGGGCCAATGCCGCCGGGTACCGCGGTGCGGTGGCGCAAACGGTCGCGATCGTTCCCGCCTTGGCCATCAACGGAGTTCAGGTCATCGACCAGTGGTACTACGACCCGATCGACTACGCAGTGATGTCCGACTGCGCCTACACGCAGATAGGCGTCTGGTCGGCGAACAGTCTGGACCGCAGCGTGCTGGTGGCCGTCTATGGAGCGCCCCGGTGAGCTGACGCCTTTGCCCGGCACGGGGGAAGGCCGCGGAATGGGGACGGGCGCGAACGACTGCGTGTTACGGTCGCCTGGTTGGGGCGCCCGACTGGGAGGCGTAATTGGTCCAAGACCTCGCGCGTATGGCAGCGCAGGAGGCGGCCGCGGTAGCGGCGGCCGTCGATGTTGCGGATCTGGCCGAGCGCATCGGTTTGCGCGCGGTCGAGGTGATCGCCGAATTGCATGTCCCCGGGGATAAGCCCCTGGTGCAGCTGACCATCGAAGCCGCGCTGAGCAACGTGCATGCGGTACTGCGCGGCTTCTCCGCCGCGGAGTTGGCGGCGGCCGCCCAGCCCCCCGAACCCACCCTGCGTTGGGTGTCGACACTGGCCCAGCGCGGCATCTCGGTAGCCGCGATCCCACGCTGCTACGTGATCGGACTCGGGCTGTGCGATGCGGCGCTCCGCGAAGCAGTACGCCGCTCGGATGCTCCCGAGAAGGTCAAGTGGCAGCTGGCAACCTCAGCCTCGCAGTACCTGTTCGGTTTTTGCGAGAAAGTGTCGGGTGACCTCGTCGACTACTACGAGCGCGAACGGGAGTTGTGGGTGCGTGGCGCGGACTCGGTGCGCGCCGAACTGGTGATGGCGATCGTGTCCGGCCGTCCCGTCGACCTGCACGCGACCAGCGCGGCGCTCGGGTACAACCTCGACCGGGCCCACGTCGCCGTGGTGGTGTGGAGCGACCCACTCAGCCAGGACAAGCCGCCACTGCAGGCGCTCAAACGCGCCGCGGCCGAGATTGCGCACCACCTCAACGGCATGGAGTTGCTTGCTGTCCCCGGCGGCGCATCCGTTGTGTGGGCGTGGATCAGCGGCCCGAATGTCACTGATCGCTCGCCCGTGGAGTTGTCGGTGGATGCCCCGTTGATGGCCGCGGTCGGCGGAGTCGCCCACGGGCTGGACGGCTTCGTCCGGTCCCACCGGCAGGCGTGCGACGGTCTACGCATGGGTGCGGTGTTGTCTCGCCCCGCAGGCTCGGTCACTGTATACCGAGACGTCGCGCTCGACGCGCTGCTGACACAGGATCTGGCTGCGGCGGGGTTGTTCGTCCGGGACGAGCTCGGAGAACTCGGCTCGGACTCCGAGCGCAGTCGCCGGCTCCGCACGACGCTGACCGCGTTCTTCGAGGAAGGCCAGAGCTGGGGGCGAACCGCTGAGCGTCTGGGTGTGCATCAGAACACGGTGATGTACCGGGTGGCGCAGGCCAAAGACCTGCTCGGACGTCAGCTGACCGAACGCCGATTGGAGTTGGAGGTGGCGCTGCGCCTGGCCGAGGCCGAGGCCAATCTGAGCCCGGGCGCGCTGGCCAGTGCGGGGTTACCCGAGCCGCAGCGGTCGGTGAACGGCCTGTGATCTGACTCCGGGGGGGCTGGATCTCATTCCGCCGTAATGGAATTCGCGGTCCAGATCGACGGCGTACAGGGCGCGGCTGCCCGACCGCTCAGCGAAAGCGGACGTTCATCGTCGCCAGGCCGAAGATCTTTCTGCCGCCGGACTTCGCGCCGAGGATGATGACCCCTTCGCGCGTGGCCGGATCCAATGCCTTGACGCGCCCGCTGAATTCGATGTCGCAGCCCTCGGCGGCCGACACTATCGCGGGCTGCGACAACCGCACCGCGTAGCGGGTGACCGCGCCCGGGTCGCCCGACCACGCGGAGTGAAAGCCGGCGCCCAAACCCATCGTGAGCATCCCGTGGGCGATGACGTCGGGCAGCCCAGCCAGTTTGGCGAGTTGTTCGTCCCAGTGAATCGGGTTGGCGTCGCCGGCGACGCCGGCGTAATTCACCAGGTCGCCACGCGACAGCCGGGTGTGGTGCGCCGGCAGCTCGTCGCCGACTGCGAGATCGTCGAAATTGCGGCTGCCGGGTCTGCGGGCGCTGTCCTCGGCGATGCGTACCTCGCCCTGCGGGCGCACCGTCTTCACGTAGGCGGCGTTGGTTTCACCGATGTCGAGAATGTTGAAGTCGTGCATCATCGCGTTCTGCACGGCCTCCTTGGTGGTCGCACCGATGTCCTCGGCGGTGACCCCGACCACGGTGGTGTGCAGGGTGTGCACGCGCTCGCCGGCGGCGTCGGTGAAGGTGTTGGTCACGGTGATCAGGTCCCTGCCGGCGACCCTGCGTACCGAGGTCAGTTCGACGTCGACCACCAGTTCGTCGCCCTCGACGATCGGACGGTGTTGCTCGAAGACCTCTTCGGTCTGCACATAGGTGTCGTAACCGATGACCACCGATTCGAACATGCGGCGATTGCAGGCCATGCCCGGCGCCGAGGTGAACGTTATCGGCGCCACCAACCCCGAATAGCCCAGCTCCGCGGCGGCGCCGGCGTCCCAGTGCGCGGGGTGGTAGTCCTGTACCGCACGGGCGTACTCACGTACCTTTTCCCGGCCTACCAAGTACGTGCCGTCCATCTGGTAGTGGTGGCCGACCCGTTCTTCGAGGACGGACGCTTCTGCTGCTGCGGTCATGGATTGTCCAACTTTTCTATCGGCCTGTTCACTGTGCACGGCTGGGGCCGACCACAGCACAGTAACGCGCGGGACCGTTGGTGCTGCTTTCCGCCGCGGATGACGCAGCCGTGAGATGGAAATCGGGCGCCGTCGCGAACAGTTCGATGTGGACCAGGGCCAGGCCGTTCGCCCGGCTTCGGTTGCGTTCGTGTGGGGAGTCGGACCGCTTCGCGCCGGCAAACTCATCGCCGACGGCATAGCCCGGCAGATGAACGGGTAGAACGGTAAACGCCGTCACATCAACGCAGATGCCACGAGGGAGCGCCACCATGCAGTCAGTCAGCGGACTCAATGTCCTGGTCACCGGCGCCGCCATGGGCCTTGGCAAGTTGTTCGCCACCTACGCCGTCAAGGAAGGCGCAGCGTCGGTAGTGCTGTGGGACGCCAACGAGGCCGCGCTGAAGGACACCGCGGCAGAGCTGGAAGCGGCCGGCGGCACGATCCATTACGAGATCGTGGACGTGACGTCGCAGGAACGGGTCGCCGAGGCCGCAGAGCAGGCGCGTAGGACCGTCGGCACGGTGCAGGTGCTGTTCAACAATGCCGGCATCGTGCGCGGCAACGGGTACTTCTGGGAGAACGAGCCGCGCGACTTCATGCCCACGATGGAGGTCAACTCCATCGGCCCGATGCTGGTCGCCCGGGAGTTCCTGCCGGCGATGATCGAGTCCGGTACCGACTGTCGCCTGGTCAACATCGCGTCCTCGGCCGGCCTCAACGCCATCCCCCGCATGGCGGCCTACGCCGCGTCCAAGTGGGCGGCGATCGGCTTCTCCGACTCTGTGCGCCTCGAGCTCGAACAAGCGGGC
The nucleotide sequence above comes from Mycobacterium kiyosense. Encoded proteins:
- a CDS encoding Mce associated membrane protein; amino-acid sequence: MANDAASAGIMTLTADAEDSALDDYVAEEDTNDVEPPAFSGRPFRRRRHPVAFGVVAVVALSLLVGWLGWQNWQARHAQQARARYLQTARQAALNLTTIDWQHVDADVRRIMDNSTGEFQDEFAQRSAPFIEVVKQAKSSSVGTVTEAAMESQTAEAAKVIVAASVKTSDANGTEPVPRAWRMRISIQRIGDQFKISRVEFVP
- a CDS encoding mammalian cell entry protein, producing the protein MHLNRQARIQLAIFTVVALVALALMTVHYMKLPAKLFGIGHYKITMQLPVTGGLYASSNVTYRGMEVGRVESVHLTDSGVVASLSLRSGIDIPSDLRAEVHSQSAIGEQYVELLPRSSSARPLRDGDVIALQDTSVPRDINTLLDSLKTGLQAVPRANLRTVVDESYAAVGGLGPELTKIVQGGTDLSIEARENLDPLLALLDNAKPVLDSQTQSSGAIQDWAAHLATVTRELQTHDSDVAVVIDRTAPALAEARQLVDRLQPTIPILMANLLSVGKVGLAYHNDLEQILVLLPQLVSIEQGSLAANVNTKQAYQGAYLSFNLNLNLPPPCTTGYLPAQQRRSAALTDYPDRVPGDLYCRVPQDSPLGVRGARNTPCETVPGKRAATVRECESDRQYVPLNDGFNWKGDPNATYSGQGVPELRPGQPTPPPIAVAYYDPATGAYVGPDGNLYQQSDLAQTAPKDKTWQTMLLPPGS
- a CDS encoding (R)-hydratase; translation: MTAAAEASVLEERVGHHYQMDGTYLVGREKVREYARAVQDYHPAHWDAGAAAELGYSGLVAPITFTSAPGMACNRRMFESVVIGYDTYVQTEEVFEQHRPIVEGDELVVDVELTSVRRVAGRDLITVTNTFTDAAGERVHTLHTTVVGVTAEDIGATTKEAVQNAMMHDFNILDIGETNAAYVKTVRPQGEVRIAEDSARRPGSRNFDDLAVGDELPAHHTRLSRGDLVNYAGVAGDANPIHWDEQLAKLAGLPDVIAHGMLTMGLGAGFHSAWSGDPGAVTRYAVRLSQPAIVSAAEGCDIEFSGRVKALDPATREGVIILGAKSGGRKIFGLATMNVRFR
- a CDS encoding hypothetical protein (frameshifted, insertion at around 147766), encoding MRPPTGRSRSCRIAQRRCKKDLDAARSRLTGQFLDAYTSLTRAVVIPGAQQKQIAATATVPAAAPVSATATHAVVLVFVNQTVTVGDNTPATSASRVRVILDKDDNHWLISHFDPL